One Triticum dicoccoides isolate Atlit2015 ecotype Zavitan chromosome 5B, WEW_v2.0, whole genome shotgun sequence genomic window carries:
- the LOC119307143 gene encoding uncharacterized protein LOC119307143, which produces MASGCCVLVDSGAYIDDTNDSTNDSTAQEYTNTGSQIVVSLWPAHPPIPSRLSVHCKWMRPGHVFFHEPKILCAADCFFVLRIAIGRSPPPINITQKVSDYFIYQSASSTGPSLKLLPHPHPHLFTDNGVAVLPRGDEFTIAVLSQTSYYNFLLYLFKSEDWYWTSKKVLVDSPQLPFPMPLPPDHVHGHFQHHTNSVITIGSRGLVGWVDLWHGILLYDVLRDDNDNDKVRLVPLPVRLGSHGGNALGCCPKPYRSVAVLGDCLKFVELEVSGDRLPGKDPETRGPNIRIDDWALTTYTNCNITGDPDDWIIDFTVNASAIRIDTAMRSGLVHCGMLRKTEAAERNLQNLWTCQPVLSLNDQGNVVYLITRVKFRHPKAWLLAVDVANKQVRAMAKIEAERSTALSLNYFPCRISSPATCLNGTTMPVTRGTLMLGEQTAEQTAGDGGK; this is translated from the exons ATGGCGTCCGGCTGCTGCGTCCTCGTCGATTCCGGGGCGTACATCGACGACACCAACGACAGCACCAACGACAGCACGGCCCAAGAGTATACTAATACAGGCAGTCAGATCGTGGTTTCCTTATGGCCTGCTCACCCGCCGATCCCCTCCCGTCTCTCCGTGCACTGCAAGTGGATGCGTCCCGGCCATGTCTTCTTCCATGAACCCAAGATCCTTTGCGCGGCggactgcttctttgtcctccgcATCGCCATCGGCCGCAGCCCCCCACCCATAAACATCACACAGAAGGTGAGCGACTACTTCATCTACCAGTCAGCTAGCTCCACAGGTCCGTCGCTCAAGCTCCTCCCGCACCCTCACCCTCACTTGTTCACCGACAATGGGGTTGCCGTCCTCCCCCGCGGCGACGAGTTTACCATCGCCGTGCTCTCTCAAACCTCATATTACAATTTCCTGCTCTACCTCTTCAAATCTGAGGACTGGTATTGGACCTCCAAGAAGGTGCTGGTGGACTCGCCGCAGCTACCCTTCCCCATGCCGCTCCCCCCTGACCATGTCCATGGCCACTTTCAGCATCATACCAACTCGGTAATCACCATCGGGAGCAGGGGACTCGTTGGCTGGGTTGATCTCTGGCACGGAATACTGCTCTACGACGTGCTCcgtgacgacaacgacaacgacaaagTACGCCTTGTGCCGCTGCCCGTAAGGCTGGGAAGCCATGGCGGCAATGCGCTTGGTTGCTGTCCAAAGCCTTACCGAAGCGTTGCTGTCCTGGGGGATTGCCTCAAGTTTGTCGAGTTGGAAGTCTCTGGTGATCGTCTTCCTGGTAAAGACCCTGAAACCAGGGGCCCCAATATCAGAATTGATGACTGGGCACTCACCACATATACCAACTGCAACATCACCGGCGATCCCGACGATTGGATAATCGACTTCACTGTCAATGCATCTGCCATCCGAATTGACACAGCAATGCGGTCTGGATTGGTTCACTGCGGAATGCTGCGTAAGACTGAGGCTGCAGAGAGAAACTTGCAAAATCTCTGGACATGTCAGCCTGTTCTCAGCCTGAATGATCAAGGCAATGTTGTTTACCTCATCACCAGGGTCAAATTCCGGCACCCTAAGGCATGGCTTCTTGCTGTTGACGTGGCCAACAAGCAAGTACGAGCAATGGCTAAGATTGAAGCTGAAAGGAGCACCGCCTTGTCGCTCAACTATTTTCCTTGTAGGATCTCATCTCCAGCTACCTGCCTGAATGGGACAACTATGCCAG TTACTCGTGGCACACTGATGCTTGGGGAACAAACTGCGGAACAAACTGCGGGTGATGGCGGGAAATGA